One Nitrospira sp. DNA window includes the following coding sequences:
- a CDS encoding Diaminopimelate epimerase, with amino-acid sequence MKNGFFRGHGLGNDYLVMDPTELTFKLTAGKIRGICDRHWGLGSDGILALVPSKKADFGLRIFNPDGSEAEKSGNGLRIFARYLHAVGKTKKKQFTVETKGGLVSITLHIDRHGDAAAATVEMGRATFQPAALPCSLAVDELIRAPIEAAGRSLQFTGVSVGNPHCVLFKQAGETWSREDLLTLGPALENHSLFPKRTNVQLAVPTGPKDIFILIWERGAGETQASGSSSCAAASAAVRLGLVKSPVTVKMPGGTLNIDVAADFNLTMKGPVAEVARGALSPSFVRGLR; translated from the coding sequence ATGAAGAACGGTTTCTTCCGCGGCCACGGACTCGGCAACGACTATCTGGTCATGGACCCCACGGAGTTGACCTTCAAGCTCACCGCCGGAAAAATCCGAGGCATCTGCGACCGCCACTGGGGTCTGGGCAGTGACGGCATCCTCGCGCTGGTCCCATCGAAGAAAGCCGACTTCGGCCTGCGCATCTTCAATCCCGACGGGAGCGAGGCAGAAAAATCCGGCAATGGATTGCGCATCTTCGCCCGCTACCTCCATGCCGTCGGTAAAACCAAAAAAAAACAATTCACCGTCGAGACCAAGGGCGGCCTGGTCTCCATCACGCTGCACATCGATCGCCATGGTGATGCAGCGGCTGCAACGGTCGAGATGGGACGGGCCACCTTTCAACCGGCAGCCCTTCCCTGCAGCCTAGCAGTAGATGAATTGATCCGGGCTCCGATCGAGGCGGCGGGACGGTCGCTGCAATTCACCGGTGTCAGCGTCGGCAATCCCCATTGCGTGTTGTTCAAGCAGGCAGGCGAAACCTGGAGCCGTGAGGACCTGCTGACGCTGGGGCCCGCCTTGGAGAATCACTCGTTGTTTCCCAAACGCACCAACGTCCAACTCGCCGTGCCGACCGGCCCGAAGGACATCTTCATTCTGATTTGGGAGCGAGGAGCCGGTGAAACGCAGGCCTCAGGGTCATCGTCCTGCGCCGCCGCCAGTGCCGCCGTCCGGCTCGGGCTCGTCAAGAGCCCGGTCACGGTCAAGATGCCGGGGGGCACTCTCAACATCGACGTCGCCGCCGATTTCAACCTGACCATGAAGGGGCCGGTAGCGGAGGTGGCGCGCGGCGCACTCAGCCCGTCGTTTGTGCGAGGACTTCGCTAA
- a CDS encoding Polysaccharide deacetylase, translated as MRWKTLRFGLSVVCAVALAVHTHPAQAQVIKAGPPSCPAVALTYDLCPVRTASGFDTELIEFLIANKVPATFFMSGRWMVRHGAEVKRLLAVPFFEIGTHGEVHAHLPMQEREEQQQEIMGPVRLLKAKYGRQATLFRPPYGEYNDQTVEAVKALGLRFILWSIVSGDPDPTLSAEAIVARVQKRIKPGSVIVLHANGKGKHTREVTETLAGSLLQTKGLIPLTVSDLLQCNQPMATPKP; from the coding sequence ATGCGATGGAAGACGTTGCGGTTCGGTTTGTCCGTGGTCTGCGCGGTGGCGCTCGCCGTTCATACCCATCCGGCGCAGGCGCAGGTCATCAAGGCCGGTCCGCCCTCCTGTCCCGCAGTGGCCCTGACCTACGACCTCTGTCCGGTGCGTACGGCCTCGGGATTCGATACGGAGCTGATCGAATTCCTCATTGCGAACAAGGTTCCAGCCACCTTTTTCATGTCCGGCCGGTGGATGGTCCGGCACGGTGCCGAGGTGAAGAGGTTGCTGGCCGTTCCCTTTTTCGAGATCGGAACCCACGGCGAGGTCCATGCCCACCTCCCGATGCAGGAGCGTGAGGAGCAGCAACAGGAAATCATGGGGCCGGTGCGGCTGCTCAAGGCCAAGTACGGTCGCCAGGCGACCCTGTTTCGACCGCCCTATGGAGAATACAACGACCAGACGGTGGAAGCCGTGAAAGCGCTGGGCCTGCGATTCATCTTATGGAGCATCGTATCCGGTGATCCGGACCCGACGCTCAGCGCGGAGGCCATCGTGGCGCGCGTCCAGAAACGGATCAAGCCGGGCAGCGTGATCGTGCTGCATGCGAACGGGAAAGGAAAACATACCCGCGAAGTGACCGAAACCTTGGCCGGCTCCCTGTTACAGACCAAAGGACTGATTCCCCTCACGGTCTCGGATCTCTTGCAATGCAACCAACCGATGGCCACCCCCAAACCATAA
- a CDS encoding Lactoylglutathione lyase — MRVKKLLHTRMRVSDMDQTIRFYQEVLGLEVMERKVSPRGSHLAFLKVPNSEELIELCSFPASGPVTVQEDLVHLAFEVENLDQTIDALKADGIPITDGPTRTSSGSRFIFIDAPDGYEVELIERPPGTALV, encoded by the coding sequence ATGCGCGTGAAGAAGCTCCTCCACACCCGCATGCGGGTCAGCGACATGGATCAAACCATCCGGTTCTACCAGGAGGTGTTGGGGCTGGAGGTGATGGAACGGAAGGTGTCCCCGCGCGGGTCCCACCTGGCCTTTCTGAAGGTGCCGAACAGCGAAGAACTCATCGAACTCTGCAGCTTTCCCGCCAGCGGCCCGGTTACGGTGCAGGAAGATTTGGTCCACCTCGCCTTTGAAGTCGAGAACCTCGACCAAACCATCGACGCCCTCAAGGCCGACGGCATCCCCATCACCGACGGCCCCACGCGCACCTCCTCCGGCAGCCGCTTCATCTTCATCGACGCGCCGGACGGCTACGAAGTGGAACTCATCGAACGCCCGCCAGGCACAGCACTCGTCTAG
- a CDS encoding Ribonuclease BN — protein sequence MTGWSFLSSVFDTFRRRGCPSLAASLAFYSLLSLFPMVFLLLYGISFIVSQDVIGYQFLLGFLKGFLPSMGERLAKDIRRVAEQEEVRWVVFLAFGWFSALVFYELDYAMNTVFGTAAKRHPLISTLVAIALIWMLGFLTLISFVATQAIELLTTYAPRLWGLNLVAITAHDFLLTYSLPFLLAFVSVTCLYRFLPHQRPTWREATIGGALFSLLWIAAKALFVTYLEGAALYTQLYGSLLEVVLLLLWVYYSAALVLLGAVVTHEVQSLSPSQAQPAADLPH from the coding sequence ATGACCGGATGGTCTTTTCTCTCCAGCGTGTTCGACACGTTCCGCCGGCGCGGTTGCCCGAGCCTGGCCGCCTCGCTGGCCTTCTACTCCCTGCTCTCCCTCTTCCCCATGGTGTTCCTGTTGCTGTACGGCATCAGCTTCATCGTCAGTCAGGATGTCATCGGCTATCAATTCTTGCTGGGATTCCTCAAAGGATTTCTCCCCAGCATGGGGGAACGCCTCGCCAAAGATATTCGCCGGGTGGCGGAACAGGAGGAGGTGCGATGGGTGGTCTTTCTTGCATTCGGCTGGTTCAGCGCCCTGGTGTTCTACGAATTGGACTATGCGATGAACACCGTGTTCGGCACGGCGGCCAAGCGGCATCCGCTGATTTCAACCCTCGTGGCCATTGCCTTGATCTGGATGCTGGGCTTTCTGACGCTCATCTCCTTCGTCGCCACCCAGGCGATCGAGCTGCTCACGACCTATGCGCCGCGCCTGTGGGGGCTGAATCTCGTGGCGATCACCGCCCATGATTTCCTCCTCACCTATTCGCTCCCCTTCCTGCTCGCCTTCGTGTCCGTCACCTGTCTCTATCGATTCCTGCCCCACCAACGGCCTACCTGGCGGGAAGCGACTATCGGCGGAGCCCTGTTCAGCCTGTTGTGGATTGCCGCGAAGGCCCTGTTCGTCACTTACCTGGAAGGGGCCGCCCTGTACACACAACTGTATGGATCGTTGCTCGAAGTGGTGCTGCTGTTGCTCTGGGTCTATTATTCAGCGGCGCTCGTCCTGCTGGGAGCGGTCGTGACCCACGAGGTCCAGTCCCTGTCTCCCTCACAGGCTCAACCGGCGGCCGATCTCCCGCACTAG
- a CDS encoding Excinuclease ABC subunit C, whose protein sequence is MATSPDLLQSKLDHLPEQPGCYLFKNERKEILYVGKAAVLADRVRSYFQKGSDQTPKTSLLVNEVADLETIVTRSELEALILESNLIKRHRPRFNVVLRDDKQYPYLRLPIKENFPRLSIVRRVQKDGALYYGPYTPAGALRETLKVIRKVFPLATCEIDIDGKAERACIEFEIKRCMAPCIGNQSRDDYHLIVKQVRQFLEGRDRELLDSLRQAMEQAAEREEFEEAARLRDRLFKVERTLEKQRITQVTATDQDVIGLARQGTAADLQLLFVRGGLLIGRKDFFWPQGADNGDEELVRSAIEQFYNKEGQPPKELLVPTALDDAQLIEQWLSEKRGETVRLMAPERGAKHQLVLLAEENAGAAIADHLRNEALDRQATAELKRLLRLDKPPRRIEGFDISNIMGNQSVASLVVWEDGQAKKSDYRKFRIQTVEGANDFASMQEAVMRRYGAAEDLARPDLILIDGGLGQLSAALEGLKQVGQDRIPIMGLAKARGEKEERIFLPGRKNPILLRPTSPATHLVQRIRDEAHRFAVTYHRNLRGKALLSSQLDQVPGIGEIRRKRLLKQFGSLQAIAAAGDEQLKSAGLDQSIIIALRNALTPITLHRPQDRNQ, encoded by the coding sequence ATGGCCACATCTCCTGATCTCCTCCAATCCAAACTCGACCACCTGCCGGAGCAACCAGGCTGCTACCTGTTTAAGAACGAGAGGAAGGAGATTCTCTACGTCGGCAAGGCCGCTGTGCTGGCGGATCGGGTCCGCTCCTATTTCCAGAAGGGCAGCGACCAGACCCCGAAAACCAGCCTGCTCGTTAACGAGGTCGCCGACCTCGAAACCATCGTCACCCGCTCCGAGCTGGAAGCGCTGATCCTCGAAAGCAACCTGATCAAGCGCCATCGCCCGCGTTTCAACGTGGTCCTGCGCGACGACAAGCAGTACCCATACCTCCGCTTGCCCATCAAGGAAAACTTTCCGCGGCTCTCTATCGTCCGCCGCGTGCAGAAAGACGGCGCACTCTACTATGGCCCCTACACGCCGGCCGGCGCGTTGCGCGAAACGCTGAAGGTCATCCGGAAGGTCTTTCCGCTTGCCACCTGCGAAATCGACATCGACGGCAAGGCCGAGCGCGCCTGCATCGAATTCGAAATCAAGCGCTGCATGGCGCCCTGCATCGGCAACCAGTCCCGCGACGATTATCACCTGATCGTGAAACAGGTCCGCCAGTTTCTCGAGGGACGAGACCGGGAACTGCTGGACAGCCTGCGACAGGCCATGGAGCAGGCGGCGGAGCGGGAGGAATTCGAGGAGGCGGCCCGGTTGCGGGACCGACTCTTCAAGGTCGAACGTACGCTGGAGAAACAGCGCATCACGCAGGTCACCGCCACCGATCAGGATGTGATCGGCCTGGCCCGGCAGGGAACCGCGGCAGACCTCCAACTGTTGTTCGTGCGCGGCGGCCTGTTGATCGGCCGCAAGGATTTTTTCTGGCCCCAGGGTGCCGACAACGGCGATGAGGAATTGGTCCGCTCCGCCATCGAACAGTTCTACAACAAGGAAGGGCAGCCGCCCAAGGAACTCCTGGTGCCGACCGCTCTCGACGACGCGCAACTGATCGAACAGTGGCTGAGCGAAAAACGGGGCGAGACCGTGCGCCTCATGGCCCCCGAGCGAGGCGCGAAACATCAATTGGTCCTGCTCGCAGAAGAAAATGCCGGAGCCGCGATCGCCGACCATCTCCGGAATGAAGCCTTGGATCGACAGGCCACGGCGGAGCTGAAACGATTGCTTCGCCTCGACAAGCCACCGCGCCGCATCGAAGGATTCGACATCTCAAACATCATGGGCAATCAGTCTGTCGCCTCGTTGGTAGTCTGGGAAGACGGACAGGCCAAGAAATCCGACTATCGCAAATTCCGGATTCAAACCGTGGAGGGCGCCAACGACTTCGCCAGCATGCAGGAGGCCGTGATGCGACGTTACGGCGCCGCCGAAGACCTCGCCCGCCCGGACCTGATTCTCATCGACGGCGGGTTGGGCCAGTTGAGCGCCGCGCTCGAGGGCCTCAAGCAGGTCGGACAGGACCGGATCCCGATCATGGGCCTGGCCAAAGCCCGTGGTGAGAAAGAGGAACGGATTTTCCTGCCGGGCAGAAAAAATCCTATCCTGCTGCGGCCGACCTCGCCGGCCACCCACCTCGTCCAGCGCATTCGAGACGAAGCCCACCGGTTTGCCGTGACCTATCACCGAAATCTGAGAGGCAAGGCCCTCCTGTCATCGCAACTAGACCAGGTCCCCGGCATCGGTGAGATTCGTCGGAAACGACTCTTGAAACAATTCGGCAGTCTCCAAGCCATCGCCGCCGCCGGCGATGAACAACTCAAGTCGGCCGGCCTCGACCAGTCCATCATCATCGCCCTGCGAAACGCCCTTACCCCCATCACGCTCCATAGACCGCAAGACCGCAACCAGTGA
- a CDS encoding Acyl-homoserine lactone-binding transcriptional activator, LuxR family, translating into MNRPEFSSKEFQRLGEIMYEARSLHRTDGVWKLVSSVQRVVPYEFSGCGAVNLLRTVDPSLGHSTYPREFCQLYMGQGLAVDPAVHRLLTSGQTVTSSADQPSCDEPKAITSLKLDFGIKTCLSAGVRGANGSCSYFAFSNFDAKQTDKLRLLLDILAPHFHLSYMRCSSSWEPQRQTRQAATLSNREEEILRWVAAGKTNWEISVILKVSLNTIKFHLKNIFQKIGVENRWSAIAYWQTGEQHRIVATSPPSDDRPPSASSNHD; encoded by the coding sequence ATGAATCGACCTGAGTTTTCTTCGAAGGAGTTCCAGCGGCTCGGGGAAATCATGTATGAAGCACGCTCCCTCCACCGAACCGACGGAGTCTGGAAACTGGTTTCATCCGTGCAGCGGGTCGTGCCCTACGAATTTTCCGGATGCGGAGCCGTCAATCTCCTTCGCACGGTCGATCCGTCGCTCGGCCATTCCACCTATCCACGGGAATTCTGCCAACTCTACATGGGCCAAGGGTTGGCGGTGGACCCTGCCGTGCACCGATTGCTCACGTCGGGACAAACCGTCACATCGAGTGCGGATCAACCAAGTTGTGACGAGCCCAAGGCCATCACCTCGCTGAAACTCGATTTCGGCATCAAAACCTGCCTCTCCGCCGGCGTACGGGGTGCGAACGGCTCCTGCTCCTACTTCGCCTTCAGTAACTTCGATGCAAAACAAACCGACAAGCTCCGCCTCCTGCTCGACATCCTGGCGCCGCACTTTCATCTGAGTTATATGCGTTGTAGCTCCTCGTGGGAACCGCAGCGGCAGACCAGGCAAGCAGCGACGCTCAGCAACCGAGAAGAGGAGATCCTCCGGTGGGTCGCCGCGGGCAAGACGAACTGGGAAATTTCCGTCATCCTCAAGGTCAGTTTGAACACGATTAAATTTCACCTGAAGAACATCTTCCAGAAAATCGGCGTCGAAAATCGATGGAGCGCCATTGCCTACTGGCAAACCGGCGAACAGCATCGCATCGTCGCAACCTCTCCGCCGAGCGACGATCGTCCCCCTTCCGCCTCGAGCAATCACGATTAA